From Scleropages formosus chromosome 25, fSclFor1.1, whole genome shotgun sequence, a single genomic window includes:
- the LOC108921615 gene encoding E3 ubiquitin-protein ligase MARCH2 isoform X2, whose protein sequence is MTTGQCCHLPGSLCDCTGGADLSKAVQEADGRQARYVTQVTTKDGRLLSTVIRALGMQSDGPICRICHEGGNGEGLLSPCDCTGTLGTVHRSCLEKWLSSSNTSYCELCHTEFSVERRPRPLTEWLQDPGPRNEKRTLLCDMVCFLFITPLAAISGWLCLRGAQDHLHFNSRLEAVGLIALTIALFTIYVLWTLVSFRYHCQLYSEWRRTNQKVRLLIPDIKAEHSAQHSLLSTKLVKKTADETIV, encoded by the exons ATGACAACAGGACAGTGCTGCCACCTGCCAGGCTCTCTGTGCGACTGCACGGGCGGGGCAGACCTGTCGAAGGCCGTGCAGGAGGCCGATGGCCGACAGGCACGCTACGTCACGCAGGTCACTACCAAGGACGGCCGGCTGCTCTCCACGGTCATCCGGGCCCTGGGCATGCAGAG CGACGGACCCATATGCCGCATTTGCCACGAAGGAGGCAACGGCGAGGGGCTGCTCTCCCCCTGCGACTGCACCGGTACGCTGGGCACAGTGCACCGCAGCTGCCTGGAGAAGTGGCTGTCGTCGTCCAACACCAGCTACTGCGAGCTGTGCCACACTGAGTTCAGCGTGGAGCGCAGACCCCGGCCCCTCACAGAG TGGCTCCAGGACCCGGGGCCGAGGAACGAGAAGAGGACGCTCCTCTGCGATATGGTCTGCTTCCTCTTCATCACGCCCCTGGCCGCCATCTCGGGGTGGCTCTGCCTGCGGGGGGCCCAGGATCACCTGCACTTCAACAGCCGGCTGGAGGCCGTGGGCCTCATCGCCCTCACCATCGCCCTCTTCACCATCTACGTCCTGTGGACCCTG GTGTCCTTCCGCTACCACTGTCAGCTGTACTCGGAGTGGAGGCGAACCAATCAGAAGGTCCGGTTACTGATCCCCGACATCAAGGCGGAGCATTCTGCCCAGCATTCCTTGCTGTCCACGAAGCTCGTGAAGAAGACAGCGGATGAAACTATCGTATGA
- the LOC108921615 gene encoding uncharacterized protein LOC108921615 isoform X1 has protein sequence MTTGQCCHLPGSLCDCTGGADLSKAVQEADGRQARYVTQVTTKDGRLLSTVIRALGMQSDGPICRICHEGGNGEGLLSPCDCTGTLGTVHRSCLEKWLSSSNTSYCELCHTEFSVERRPRPLTEVSGPFLTSLLEGCLLRALLVPAARPSLPRFPSSLCSGSRTRGRGTRRGRSSAIWSASSSSRPWPPSRGGSACGGPRITCTSTAGWRPWASSPSPSPSSPSTSCGPWCPSATTVSCTRSGGEPIRRSGY, from the exons ATGACAACAGGACAGTGCTGCCACCTGCCAGGCTCTCTGTGCGACTGCACGGGCGGGGCAGACCTGTCGAAGGCCGTGCAGGAGGCCGATGGCCGACAGGCACGCTACGTCACGCAGGTCACTACCAAGGACGGCCGGCTGCTCTCCACGGTCATCCGGGCCCTGGGCATGCAGAG CGACGGACCCATATGCCGCATTTGCCACGAAGGAGGCAACGGCGAGGGGCTGCTCTCCCCCTGCGACTGCACCGGTACGCTGGGCACAGTGCACCGCAGCTGCCTGGAGAAGTGGCTGTCGTCGTCCAACACCAGCTACTGCGAGCTGTGCCACACTGAGTTCAGCGTGGAGCGCAGACCCCGGCCCCTCACAGAGGTCTCTGGGCCTTTTCTCACGTCTCTCCTAGAGGGGTGTCTTCTGCGTGCACTCTTGGTTCCCGCTGCTCGTCCTTCACTGCCCCGTTTTCCCTCTTCCCTCTGCAGTGGCTCCAGGACCCGGGGCCGAGGAACGAGAAGAGGACGCTCCTCTGCGATATGGTCTGCTTCCTCTTCATCACGCCCCTGGCCGCCATCTCGGGGTGGCTCTGCCTGCGGGGGGCCCAGGATCACCTGCACTTCAACAGCCGGCTGGAGGCCGTGGGCCTCATCGCCCTCACCATCGCCCTCTTCACCATCTACGTCCTGTGGACCCTG GTGTCCTTCCGCTACCACTGTCAGCTGTACTCGGAGTGGAGGCGAACCAATCAGAAGGTCCGGTTACTGA